The Sparus aurata chromosome 10, fSpaAur1.1, whole genome shotgun sequence genome includes the window AGTTTACCCTCCTACATCTCTGCTGTCTGGGTGGTTAATGAGCGCCTTTCAAATTCTGTTGCACTTCATGATGAATAAACTCCCGGCACCTGGTTCTGGACCTGATTCCACCCGGTGTAAGCTGTTTGTTGAGAGCACATCTTCAACTCAAGCCAATCATTCGCGGACATTCTTGGACGCCGCACATACACATTCCAGTCTTTGCACTCACCGTGAGCAGGTTGAGCAGATCCGGGTTGGCATCGATGCTGGGCGGCGTGTTCTGGATCTGCGCCAGCTCTCGGAGGATGGCGTACAGCTGCTGGGTCTTTGTCAGGTTGACCCGTGTCTTCTCTTTGTCGGCCCAGTCTGGCAGCGCCACATGCACGGCTATCAGGTCTTTCAGATGCACACCGAGGATAGGAAATCGAAAGCCGGCGCATTCAGAGAAGCGCTTGCGGTATTGACTGTAGTTCCCGCATGATGTCACCAGTTCGATGAGGTTGTTAAAAACCTGCAGGTTGAGTGAATGAAGGGAGATTCAATTAATTAAAGGGGAAACGACGGGGGATGAGATGAGAGCTGGCATGAAACAGAAAGCCTGTCTCGAGAGAGATAGAGATTTGTTTAGAAGGAGTCAAAAACATGCTGGAAAACTTTTGCTCCAGATGGACTTACGTAACTGACGAGACACTGTAACTCCCCCAACTGTTGCATGAAACTTTCCAGTTATATGGCTGAAATTCATAGTTCTAAAAAGCCACTGTGTGGGAGTAATGGGCACAGATAAGGAGTTTGGCAGCTCACACTGAGGAGATGTGGACTGCTAAATCAAAATTCAATATCACTTATAAGTTGAGTGCATCGGCATGCAGCGATCAACGGTAAGATCCTCCTCGTGTTTGGCTTTGGGGGCAGGAAACAGAAGGAGGAGAGCGCGGTCGCAGCTACCGCACCTTGTTGGTCTCCGCGCTGATGTGGCTCTGCGTGTCTTTGAGACGAGAGATGGAGCTGTTGCTGAGGCCGCCCACCACCGCCATCAGCGTGTTGAAGTTCTGCAACTGCAGCAGCTTCTGTCAACGGGAGGGAGGAAATATTAGGAATGAgggtgagagaggagacagCGAAGGAATGTGTAGGCCGGTGCCAAAAAGGAATCATtagggagacagaggagaggaggtggtaCAGGTTAAAAGTGATTTACAGTAGTAGGAGTcggagacagaaagaaatgaaaagttttAGCGTTCGGCAGCCCACATGAGCATCCACACATGAACCTAATCTGAGTATATACCAAGATAGTACTGAATGTTCTGAACTGTCTGTGTCAAACTTAAGCTACCACTTTGTGAATGGCGCGCCGCAGGGCTCCATGCTGCCCTTCAGCCTGTGTGGCATCTCGCTGAAAATCAATGGGTCGCAGCTGTGTGGGAGGGCTGCCAGAGGGGATCATTTGATTCAGCTCAGACACCCTTTGGAATCAATTGGCAAAGCAGTGCGGAGGGCAGCCCAGCATTTCGAAGAGTACGTTCGGCTAAACTGCACGTGCATGTGGCCGTCAGCGAGGCCTGGGAAAGGTTTCATTGTCAACATGCCAGGGCTTTCCACTGGGTGTAGAATTAAGTCTGTGTGTACGATAGGCCTGGGAGATGGAGCTCATCCTCCTCTCAACCATTTGTTGTGCCACAGCCGATCGGTGATACGGTGCGTTTATCAAAGCCAAGAAGGCGCACGTACAAGCACACGGAACATATTGCAAAAACGAATTGGAACGGAGCTCGTCGATGAGCATAAAAGggacatttttgcattttaaatcatAACAGAAGTCTGCGCagtcaagaaaaaaagactaaTGAGCGTGAGTCATTTGCAACGCGCTCCCAACAGGAAGCTGAAATGGGACACAACCAGCGCACCCCCCTGAGGGAAGCTTTGGGAAATGTCAAGAAAATCGAGACTACCCTCTGCGCTGCCTCTGAATACATTTGAAATCAGCTTGAATGTAATTTCTGTCCCTGCATGAGCCCACACTGGGCGACACTTCTGAATAGAGAGTTTGAGGCATGTCAAATTGGCAAAGAATTAACAACATGATTTCCAGCAGGGCTGGTCTGTCTCTGATGCATCTGTTCACCCAGTTTGCATTAATGACACGGTCCACTCCAAACTGGCTTTAGGACACTCCAATGATGCCGGGAAACACTGCCTCTCATTATGTGGGAACAATTTCTTTCAAGCAAGAGCAATTCGCCCTTAAAATGAACTGAAGGCAGTTAAagtgaggaggaaaaaataaataaaaacaaatccaatGGTTTCACATCTCACTGTTTAAGCTGccagtataaaaaaaaatatatatataaataccaGCATGCAGTGACAGATTCTCCTCTTACCTATTCTTGTGGTTATTTTCAAACAGTGCGTCCTTGTAACAAGATTCAGAGTCTACAGTCGAGCTTAGCAGCCCTGTGAGACTGTTGTCTGGCACCAGGCTTGTTTCGAATACAGATCCCACTATCAGAAATCTGTCCAATACTGCCTAAAGTACAGACAGTACATTAGACTGTGCCCTAATCTGATACCACATCATTTATCTATATTGGTAATGGGATGAACTGCTGTAAACTGCTGGCAGTGTACACAAATTGACAAGACTACATAGGTAGCCAATAGCCATAAAGAGCAAACTGGATTGGACTGGATTGGACTGGACTGAttaactgattgattgattgattgattgattggttggttgattgattgattgattgattgattgattgattgattgattgattgattgattgattgattgattgattgattgattggttggttggttggttggttgattggttgattgattgattgattgattggttgattgattgcTAACATGCAAATAGTGACAATGCTAACACGATTAGCACGTCCAAAATTACACTTATTAACCCTCTAACAAAAGTACATTTGAGGCTCAAGGGAATGTTATTATTTGAAATCATCAGACAAACTGAAATGTTGACCTGAATGATAGCGCTGGATGAAAAGCCGGGAGATAATCCGAGGTAGGCTACAATGCATGgcatctgacaaaaaaaaaaaaatattgtgtccCTGCAGTCCAAAgatttaatactttttaaaagttgccGAAAGTGTTACCATCATTTCTGCTAACTTCCTATGcgttttgcagttagcaatcccctTCCCTCTTCTCTACGTCATCACAGGAATCACAGTGGTAATCGCCAGACAGCAGCAAAAAGGAGGATCtggcagacaggaccgcctcttgaTGGAGTTCTCTGcactgattggataaagtggacAGGGacaccagaaaatgtattttctcatcTACTGCATGAGCGGGGGGCGGGGGAAGACCAACCATATATAGAGAGAGCTGTTTAACActtatttgaataaaaatataacacttactgcagctttaaatgccTCATGTACAATTTCATTGCCACGCCGTAATATTTTTCAAACCCCTTTAAACTCACTTCCTCTCAACCCCCCCTCTGAGTATTACAATTTCAAGAAGAAGGACCAACTCTACTTGCTCTGAATGTACAGTATCCATAAAATGATCCTGGGCACAAGCGGTGGTGATGTTTTGATATAGAAGGATAAAAGAAAGGAGATCGGGAGGGGAGGAAGCCAGAAGGAGGTAATTCTCAGGTGTTCTCCAGCTGATCTGTCGCAGCCAACCATCCCGAACATCAAGGACCGCTGAGAATCAGCATCTGTCCGCGCCACTGCACTGTTACAGTTTcacaaaacatgcaaaaaaagtCCAAGTAGTCAATATCAAGGAGGGTGGAACTCTTGGAAGAACTGCTGCTGGGGGCTTCTCTGACAAGAGCCCTGCTGAGGTGTTGGAGCGCTGGTGTATAAAGACAGAGGGTGGTGGTGACACCTACTGAGACCctgatgaataaatgatgagCGATGGAAGATTGTTCTGCAGATAAAGAGACAGACGGATTGAAAGTAGGTTTGGGACTGAAGACAATCCAGGAGTAGACTTGCAGTAAGTAATGAGGATGCATTCAGTAGCACTGCGGGCTATCAAgatgagatttatttttttcgaGAGTTCTGTGGTCGATTGAAGCTCCCTTGCACACGCAGAAAGCGAAAGCAGCCCATCTGGCAGTCCAAAGCAAACGATAACATCAAACTTAAATGGCAACACTTATAGTGAAGCACAGGATGCAATTAAAAGGgatgtctctgtagtgacatAATGACAGTCTCCAGAAATATGGGCTGAGAACCATATAAGGCCTACTCTGAGCTGTATTTGGCaaggtttttatttaaatgcacGCGGGGGAAATCTTCTCAACAGCCAAAGATTTGCCCGGCCCATTGTTCAAAAGACAACTGTCCCCTGAAGAGGAATAAGCAAGCACTCAGTCAAGAGAAGACTGGACTTGACAGTGCGGGCTGAGTTTTCAGGGAAAAGATTATTAGCCACACAAGCTGCATGGCTCCAGGGATAACAGTGTCCACTGGCAGACCAGTTTGGACCAGACTGAAGTATCTCAACAATCACAGGATGGATTCCAAAGAAATCTGGTGCAGATGTCCCTGCTCCTAAGGATCCTAATGACTTCGGTGATCCTGGTTTTGACCAGCATGTTAAAAccgctaaccctaaccccagcCCTGGCGGTTCCTCCGGTGCCAGCAGCACGCTGACattctttgtttaaaatgaaatgtcccGACGACAACATGGATTAGCATTAAATATTGACACACACCTGCAACCTGCATGACTAAAATACATGACAACCCTATAAGCCTCAGGTGTACTTTGTGCTTAGTGCTACTTAATAAATGCTAACACTTAACTATGGTGAACCTGGTAAACGTTACTACTACTAAATATGTTATATGCAGCCGTGAGTCATGCCTCCTGCAAACATCCCCACTGATTCCTCTATCGTAGAATGCATCACCGAAATTCTTTCTCGCCGACAGGAAGGGCACACACTGTGTAATTAATTGATAACATACTTTTCCTTAATTTCTAAATTCTATTCTTGCGGCAGATAGCTGATGCTCTTTTTGGGAATTTGCGCGTcggtttttttctgtttgaagaGGCCCTCCCCGCAATAACAATAGGGACATTTAAATAACGGTGAAAGTTGATTGAACTGCCAAATGCTATTGTCTATTTGTGAAATCTGGTATCTCAAATTAAGGCCATTACCATTCCTCCAGATTAATTGAAGTTTTAATTGAcgttttatgcttttatgtttcaGACAATGTAACAACCCCATAAGGCCCTTAAAAGCCTTTGGATAATGCAGAAGATGCGTCATCACCCAGGTAAAACGAGACAGTCTTAATTCCTGGAGATGCTGGGCTCTCCCCTGACGGCAGTATTATCTTAAAGGGCTCTCGGTAGGCATCTTAAAATGCTAATACCTCTAAgcctttttaaattaaatttatttttattcacaaTTTGTGCCACCTAATGGGAAATGACTGCGTTTTATGTGCGTGTGTATGCAAGTCATCAAAGCACTGCAGTgactttttctccttctctccacATCTCTTGGTTTAATCTGTAATTCCCCTTTTTACAGCTTCGCCCCCTCTTTCTCCATGGCTCCAGGCTATCTTCTCCTTTCAGGCGGTGCTGTGCGCACAATGAACCCTACAACAACCTCCCCGTCTTAAAAATCTTTGCAGGAAACGGCCTAAATGTGCCCAGCAGACAGACCTGTGCCACCCTGATGAAGTGGGAGATGACGGCCGCTCTCTGTGGGGCGGTGGGCTTGCTGAGTACCATGAGCTGGATCCACTGGGAGACGCTGTTGAAAAGGGTGATAAAACGCTCCAGGATGGGGTTGTCCACTGTGCAGCCGTGCATCACAAAGCTGTGGTAGTCCTGAAACtgaaaaggaggaaggaagggggCCACGGTCGGTAAGTTATGTTTCACTTATTTGAATTAAATCACAGCACACTTACATCACAGTATTTGGACGAAACTtcataaatgtcaaatgtcatATCAGCAGCAAAGGTGATACATCCCATTTTTTATGAGGAACAAAAAGATTCTGCATTCGCCTTGCAGACAGATCCGCACAGCAGGACAAGTATTTATACTCAACCTTGAATGtatcattaaaggggcacttttatACATTGCATATGTGACATACTGTAAATGAGgattcttcttcctcttccatgTGAGAATAGCTGGCTCTGCCGCCTCGTTTATGAGAAGACATCTCAAAAACatgtttagcttagcataacgaTTTGAAAAAGGAGTAAATAGCGACCCTGGCTCTGTCTAAAAGGTAACTTTTAGTAAATCTTCCATCCTGAAGCTCAATAATTaccatattatatattttttgttttacaggacgttatttaatgtattatttCTTGGCTCAGTCtaaattattttcacatttgaaataaGAGCATTTCCCAAATTGCCAAACTCTTACTTCAAGGCAGAAATATAGACATTAAAGCAGCTATCTGGCTGAGTCACTGACTGCTTGAGCAAATCTTTGATTCGGggaataaaggaaaaaaacaaatttgtttTCATCATCTAAATGCAGAATAGTGCCAATACCGAACATTTGGCCCAGTAGATGCTCCATATTTTCGTTTACTGGGGATTACATTATAGCCATGGCTacttcttctgttttatttcgAGCAAGAATCTCCTTTagaagagagacaaagacaaaagccaAAACAAATCACTACCACTGCCCCCATATTGCCACCAACACCATCACACTCGCATAAATTATCTAAAATCTATCATTAAAATCAGCACAAACCCAGTGATTGCCTTTGCTTcccaaaataaaactcaaagagcaaaatgttttccagacaacaaatacaattactgccagtaaaaaaaagtctgattttAACCACGATTGCTTAGCAACTACAATGAGCTCGCAGCGTGCAAAGTTAAATTCAAAGAATTAAAGAGCCGTAAACATCCCGCTAGTCACACAGATTCGACCTCGGGCGAACTGACCAGGATCTTGCAGAAGGATTTGTACTCCAGGTAGGTCAGGTGTTCAGCCAGCTCACAGGAATCAAGGTGGTCAAACAGCAGGGACATCTTCCTCTTTTTGGACACTGATGGGACACGCTGAGTCACCTGCCGCTTCCATTTATATGATGGCCTGAGATGGATAAGAAAGTACATCAAAACTGCAGAATACATTGTGAAAAGTTTTCTCCCCTTTCTTTTGGAAAACAGCATAACAGTTTCAGAAGATTAACTTTACAGCCGCTCCTCGGGGTGGCGATGAACTTGCGGCGGCGTTAGATATCAAAGCATGATAAAGAgggatactgaagaaaacttccATCCAACTTTTTTCTATAAAAGCAATTTCTGACATTTCCCTCCACAAAGCCTCGCCCTTATGGAACCCGAAAAAAAGGGAAGCTGAGGTCACACAGAAATTGCTTTTATGGGAAAAGGAGAAGTCAGTGACCCCGCATAGCACAGCCCGGAGATGTCTGAGAACAGGCAATAAAAAAGGGCCACGCTGACataaacagctgcagacagaggCATTCATTCACAACGTCAACAACGTGCGCGGCTTTGAGCTTCACACTGTCACTCACACGCTGTCGAGGTCAATGAGCTGACTCTGTCTCTCGTTGCCCTCCGTGGTCAAGAGGTCTTTAAAGCCTTTGATCTGGTCCTCCAGCTCCGGGTTCAGATTGAACTCCGCTGGAAACTCAGAGAGCCAATACCTGGAGGGCAGAACAAAGAGAGGGGAGAGCGACGATGAAAACTAGGGGAGGAAGGTCGACACAATAACGTGGCTGCTGCGAACGCTCTGTAAAGCGCAAGGCCTCGGTTTATATGGTGATAAAAGTGACTTTTCAAGTCATACGTTTTCTGCGTGACATGTAGACACTGTCAATATTCAACTGGAACACTCATAAATCTAGCACGTCAGATCAGAGTTCAGAGAGAAGTAGCACAGGACGGGCTGAAAGAGTGAGTGACAGTTTCTTACTTGACGAGGTGACATATTCTTGTTCGGCGCTCAGCGGTGCAGCTCTCCTCTTGAGATCTAATCCGTGAGTTGAGGTGCGACTTTGATGAAATTGTCTGCAAAATTGCAACTGTTTGCACCCCCTTTCTCAGACTATGACACGTCAGACttgaataattaagatttaACAGATTTGAAGAAAAAGGCAAACAAAAGGCTGCAAACTGTTCATCTTCAAGGCAATTCTTTTAAATCTCAAAGCCCTGCGCAAGTTGAGTCCCTTTTGCTCTGTCAGCAGCGTGTTAAGAGATATTTGTTAGCAGACAGCGAGTAATACATGAAAAACATCTCTGAGGTAGCAGAAAAGAAAGGTGAAGGATACTTGAGCACAAGATTCTTAGTCATGTCGGTAGACGGGATGTACCAAGGCTGCATCATGAGGAACATGCGGACCAAGGAAGCATCCTTCAAAGCGCCCTTCTCATCTAGAAGAAGAATATAGCATGTCAGTCATCATCAGGAAGGTCACAGCACAGGCGTCTGCTATTAACACGTGTCTATTCTGGTAGACAGCGTGTGAGTCACTGCCTGAACACATACTACACATTGCTGCAAGTATTTGCCATGACATGAAATGCAGAAAGTGAAATACATCATTTGCTTTTATGGACTCGCTTTAGAATAAAACATATTATctatgtaaaaataaatcttgTTTAAATGACCAACCGAAAGCTTGGATGCACGCTTCCAGCAGCTCGTCCACTGTGGCCGACTGCTCCGACAGTATGGACTCCATCGCTCCTTTCCCtcgttgtttttttcccctggtTTCTCTTTCTCCGGTTTTGACTCTCGTGGCTCTCCCTGAACACGAATGAAGATGAAAGAGAAAGGATCAAAGgcgagaaaagaaagagagtaATTGTTTAACAAAGACGGAGAAAAATATATTCACGGAGGAAGCATGCTCAGAATAGTTGTGCGGTCAGTTGTTTTGCATCCTGCGCCACACCGGACTGTGTGAGCGAACTAATCAGTGACTGTTTACGCTACATTTACTGGGTGGTAAAATGTAATTGGGATAGCTGCCTGTCAGTGTCATTCCCTGCTGAAATTATGGTTTGATTTGACCCCATAACTCCAAGGTGTCAATCTGCAAAACCTGAACCGAAACTCGCTCTGCCTGACAGAGCTCAATTTAGAGTAATTGGTGCCACTTTTCAGTGGAGACACAGGCGTTGCATTTTTATTACACTCAAATTTTTTAGACGAAGGTGTGGGTATAGACACTGAGTAGCGGCAGCAACAACACCCTTTTGTCACTCTTACTTTCACACAAGCAGCCATAGAGAAGAGATTCGGCGATTTAAATGAGGAAAAGTCATTATCTATCTGAAAATATCTGATACAGCTACAGACACATTTAAGTCAGAAAGTATTTAGGCGACCCAAACTTACATTTCCCATACATTTCAGTATTTAAAAGT containing:
- the LOC115590597 gene encoding RAS guanyl-releasing protein 2 isoform X2, which codes for MESILSEQSATVDELLEACIQAFDEKGALKDASLVRMFLMMQPWYIPSTDMTKNLVLKSQEESCTAERRTRICHLVKYWLSEFPAEFNLNPELEDQIKGFKDLLTTEGNERQSQLIDLDSVPSYKWKRQVTQRVPSVSKKRKMSLLFDHLDSCELAEHLTYLEYKSFCKILFQDYHSFVMHGCTVDNPILERFITLFNSVSQWIQLMVLSKPTAPQRAAVISHFIRVAQKLLQLQNFNTLMAVVGGLSNSSISRLKDTQSHISAETNKVFNNLIELVTSCGNYSQYRKRFSECAGFRFPILGVHLKDLIAVHVALPDWADKEKTRVNLTKTQQLYAILRELAQIQNTPPSIDANPDLLNLLTVSLDQYHTEEEIYQMSLQREPRKPANSSPTPAPDPKPTMIDDWAVSVKPNADPTIIKKHIEKMVESVFKNFDTDGDGNISRDEFEAIRNNFPYLSKFGELDKNQDGKISRDEMIDYFMKASSLLNCKMGFIHTFTEATYVKPTFCEHCAGFIWGFYKQGYKCKACGVNCHKACRSRLAVECRKRTKSISHETPPALQARSYSFPPPANTPPSLQNTVIAEEDIETVEEGVFDVHL
- the LOC115590597 gene encoding RAS guanyl-releasing protein 2 isoform X1 encodes the protein MESILSEQSATVDELLEACIQAFDEKGALKDASLVRMFLMMQPWYIPSTDMTKNLVLKSQEESCTAERRTRICHLVKYWLSEFPAEFNLNPELEDQIKGFKDLLTTEGNERQSQLIDLDSVPSYKWKRQVTQRVPSVSKKRKMSLLFDHLDSCELAEHLTYLEYKSFCKILFQDYHSFVMHGCTVDNPILERFITLFNSVSQWIQLMVLSKPTAPQRAAVISHFIRVAQKLLQLQNFNTLMAVVGGLSNSSISRLKDTQSHISAETNKVFNNLIELVTSCGNYSQYRKRFSECAGFRFPILGVHLKDLIAVHVALPDWADKEKTRVNLTKTQQLYAILRELAQIQNTPPSIDANPDLLNLLTVSLDQYHTEEEIYQMSLQREPRKPAQNSSPTPAPDPKPTMIDDWAVSVKPNADPTIIKKHIEKMVESVFKNFDTDGDGNISRDEFEAIRNNFPYLSKFGELDKNQDGKISRDEMIDYFMKASSLLNCKMGFIHTFTEATYVKPTFCEHCAGFIWGFYKQGYKCKACGVNCHKACRSRLAVECRKRTKSISHETPPALQARSYSFPPPANTPPSLQNTVIAEEDIETVEEGVFDVHL